GGCATCGGCATCGGAATAATATCGCTGCCCTCCGTCAGAACGACTGCGTGTCTTGAGTAAACCCAATGACTCATAATACCGTATGGCCCTCACCGTTACGTTACATTTGCGAGCCAGATCCCCAATTCGATACTTTTCTTCCTGCATATCCACCTTTGTACCACAAACTCAAGCGAAAGGACAACTTCCTATCCTTAGGTGATACGAATTACCCGCAAGAGCCATGCAAAAGGAAGAGATGTAGATGAAATATTTTCAGAACACGATGTCATCGAAGAGAATCAAGGATATGAATGTCTGCGACCGTCCCCGCGAGCGCATGCAGGAAAAAGGAGCCGATGCCCTCAGCGATGAGGAGCTACTGGCAATCCTCATAGGTTCGGGAAGCAAGGAAAACCCGGTGGGCAATGTTGCCCATGACCTGCTCTCCCTCATCGACCAGAAACCAAACCTTGAATATGAGGACCTGAAGAGTATCAAGGGACTGGGACCTGCCAAGGGATCTTTGATTTTTGCAGCTTTGGAATTTGGCCGGCGCAGGCTTCCGCTCAAACGAAGGCAGATAAGCCAACCCGGCGATATCTACCCACTTATCCGACACTATGCAGACCGGCAGCAGGAACACTTCATTGTAACCTCCCTGAACGGGGCCCATGAGATTATCTCCATCTATGTAGCATCGGTAGGAACGATTAACCGAACGCTTGTCCACCCCCGTGAGGTCTTTGCCCCTGCCATCGAACAGAGGGCGGTGGCAATCCTGGTTGCCCATAACCATCCTTCGAACATGAACGGGGGTGAGATTACCCCGAGCTCGGAGGATATCGATGTAACCAGACGTTTGAAACAAGTAGGGGGAATTCTGGGGATTACCGTCATAGACCATATGATCATAGGGGGAGAAAGTTATTACAGCATGCTCGAGCATGAGGTTCTATAGGGATTCTCCTGCTTGGAATTGCATTAGGGCTCAGAAGTGGCCGAACCGGATGGCAAAATCCACACTGACAGGGAGGACTCGTAGCCATCCAAGTGGATTACGACGCCACCAGGGAGGAAGGCGTCGGCTGCTTTGCGCCCAACACCAGAGACAATCATTCGAACAGCTTTGAGATTACAATAAAATATCAGCCTCAAAGGGATGCAACCTCTAGAGCGTGCGTTGGATGTAGGCTGTGGATGAACCTTGACCGGCAGGTTCCTAGCTATACATCCTGCATCTACTCTTTTCCCCCATTATGCTGCAATGATTTCTCAAACGCTTTCCTGGCTTTTTGGACCAGAACTGAAGAATAACAAGAAAAACTGCAAAGGAATCATCCAAATGCAGTTTTCAGTAAAAATGACTGAATAGACTTGTCCTATGTAAACAATGCTTCTAATCAACATCCTACCCATGTCCAGCGGTCAGACAGAGCCTAGTCTTGGGGGCTCTTGTTCTCTCCATCTCTATCTGCAAAACACCTTCACTGTTGATTCATCGGTGTCCACATCGATGCTCATTTGTTCAAGCGCTTCAATGATCTCATCAAAGTTCTGTGCATCAATATCACTCAGCTTGAAAGGTATCCCGCTTTCCTGCATGGATGACTGGATTTTGTCCTGGGCTTCGACAGGAATCAATTTGGAAATGTTCAAACCTGCTTTTACCAAAGCGAGGGGGACTTTGACTGAGACCCGTTCGGAGGATTTTCCCTCCTTGGGTTCCACCTGCACATATAAGTACTTCCCTTTGACATCCATCGACTGTTTCCAAGGGTTGGTTTCAGATACTTTCGGCACACCCTCTAACGCCTGTAGCAGTTTCTCAGTCTCCTCGGCAGTGATTTTTCCCTCTGCAAGCATATGCAATACTCTCATTCTCTCTTCACTCATCTGGCAACTCCTTAAACTCTATGTGATGCGTACCACGACATCTGTTGTATCCGACTGGATGACTACTTCGGTTCCCACACTGGCGCTCAGCAAGGATGGCAAAGCCCAAGCCAGGTCAAG
The sequence above is a segment of the Sphaerochaeta pleomorpha str. Grapes genome. Coding sequences within it:
- the radC gene encoding RadC family protein, whose amino-acid sequence is MKYFQNTMSSKRIKDMNVCDRPRERMQEKGADALSDEELLAILIGSGSKENPVGNVAHDLLSLIDQKPNLEYEDLKSIKGLGPAKGSLIFAALEFGRRRLPLKRRQISQPGDIYPLIRHYADRQQEHFIVTSLNGAHEIISIYVASVGTINRTLVHPREVFAPAIEQRAVAILVAHNHPSNMNGGEITPSSEDIDVTRRLKQVGGILGITVIDHMIIGGESYYSMLEHEVL
- a CDS encoding SHOCT-like domain-containing protein, coding for MSEERMRVLHMLAEGKITAEETEKLLQALEGVPKVSETNPWKQSMDVKGKYLYVQVEPKEGKSSERVSVKVPLALVKAGLNISKLIPVEAQDKIQSSMQESGIPFKLSDIDAQNFDEIIEALEQMSIDVDTDESTVKVFCR